The proteins below are encoded in one region of Amycolatopsis magusensis:
- a CDS encoding DUF5302 domain-containing protein, whose protein sequence is MSDTQPTPETGEEDDVKRKFREALERKQAQAKSRDSHEDRGSKVHNAHGPAGGKREFRRKSG, encoded by the coding sequence ATGTCTGACACGCAACCCACGCCGGAAACCGGCGAGGAGGACGACGTCAAGCGCAAGTTCCGCGAGGCGCTCGAGCGCAAGCAGGCCCAGGCGAAATCGCGCGACTCGCACGAGGACCGCGGTTCGAAGGTCCACAACGCGCACGGCCCGGCGGGCGGCAAGCGCGAGTTCCGCCGCAAGAGCGGCTAG
- a CDS encoding carotenoid oxygenase family protein: MTSSHDQPVLVAGTDEPNPYLLGVYAPVTTEIDSGDLRVIGRIPRDLNGVYLRNGPNPRHRPDGRYHWFDGDGMVHAVHLENGRARYRNRWIRTKAFEAESEAGRALWRGVMESPKGNPFGNHHGLGLKDAANTDVIFHRGKVLTTWYLCGSPYALDPLSLETVGAEDFLGTLVGDMMAHPKVDERTGELFWFDYGPTPPYLRYGVVSADGRVVHTTDVTLPGPRLPHDMAITDNHAVLMDLPLVQDPEAARHGRHKIVFDRSLPARFGVLPRYGTGDQVRWFEASPCYIYHVVNSWEAGEEIVLDVCRVNRPQPRADAHTPLAKMLSYLRLDAQLHRYRFNLRTGAVSESPMDDANTEFPSVDSRKVGRLSRYAYNVRISPESTLKFDGLVRYDNATGVKAEHSFGPGRWGSEAPFAPRDGATVEGDGYLVTFVQDEREGLSELDIFDAGDLAAGPVARVLLPQRVPLGFHATWVRADQLGLD, translated from the coding sequence TTGACCAGCAGCCACGACCAGCCGGTGCTCGTGGCCGGTACCGACGAGCCCAATCCCTACCTGCTCGGCGTCTACGCGCCGGTGACCACCGAGATCGACAGCGGCGACCTGCGGGTCATCGGCCGCATCCCGCGTGACCTCAACGGGGTGTACCTGCGCAACGGCCCGAATCCGCGCCACCGCCCGGACGGGCGCTACCACTGGTTCGACGGTGACGGCATGGTCCACGCGGTGCACCTGGAGAACGGCCGCGCCCGCTACCGCAACCGCTGGATCCGCACCAAGGCCTTCGAAGCCGAGTCGGAAGCGGGCCGCGCGCTGTGGCGTGGGGTGATGGAGAGCCCGAAGGGCAACCCGTTCGGCAACCACCACGGGCTCGGCCTCAAGGACGCGGCCAACACCGACGTGATCTTCCACCGCGGCAAGGTGCTGACCACCTGGTACCTGTGCGGCAGCCCGTACGCGCTCGACCCGCTGTCGCTGGAAACCGTGGGCGCGGAAGATTTCCTCGGCACGCTGGTGGGCGACATGATGGCCCACCCGAAGGTCGACGAGCGCACCGGCGAGCTGTTCTGGTTCGACTACGGCCCGACGCCGCCGTACCTGCGCTACGGCGTGGTGAGCGCCGACGGCCGGGTCGTGCACACCACCGACGTCACACTGCCCGGCCCGCGCCTGCCGCACGACATGGCGATCACCGACAACCACGCGGTGCTGATGGACCTGCCGCTGGTGCAGGATCCCGAAGCCGCGCGGCACGGCAGGCACAAGATCGTCTTCGACCGGTCGCTGCCCGCCCGGTTCGGCGTGCTGCCGCGTTACGGCACCGGGGACCAGGTGCGCTGGTTCGAGGCTTCGCCCTGCTACATCTACCACGTGGTCAACTCGTGGGAGGCGGGCGAGGAGATCGTGCTCGACGTCTGCCGCGTCAACCGGCCGCAGCCACGCGCGGACGCGCACACCCCGCTGGCGAAGATGCTGTCCTACCTCCGGCTCGACGCGCAGTTGCACCGCTACCGGTTCAACCTGCGCACCGGCGCGGTCAGCGAATCGCCGATGGACGACGCGAACACCGAGTTCCCCAGCGTGGACTCGCGCAAGGTCGGCAGGCTCAGCCGGTACGCCTACAACGTGCGGATCTCGCCGGAATCGACGCTGAAGTTCGACGGGCTGGTCCGCTACGACAACGCGACCGGGGTCAAGGCCGAGCACTCCTTCGGCCCCGGGCGCTGGGGGAGTGAGGCGCCGTTCGCCCCGCGCGACGGCGCCACCGTGGAGGGCGACGGCTACCTGGTCACCTTCGTGCAGGACGAACGCGAGGGACTGTCCGAATTGGACATCTTTGACGCGGGCGATCTGGCGGCCGGGCCGGTGGCGCGAGTGCTGCTGCCGCAACGGGTCCCGCTGGGCTTCCACGCGACCTGGGTGCGGGCTGATCAACTCGGTCTCGACTGA
- a CDS encoding SgcJ/EcaC family oxidoreductase → MGKRRFGGVAAAVAVLLITAVPATAVEDHRPGDQAAFDRLHDRQAQAWADEDGAAFAATYTEDGDVVTFNGDHLHGREGIARGMQYYFDNFIDGSRIKRLSEQVRYLDRDTALIVRSSCLTQGEVPDCRPDSLSTNTNLLVRRHGKWLQESFQNTRYFAIP, encoded by the coding sequence ATGGGGAAGCGACGGTTCGGCGGGGTGGCGGCCGCGGTGGCAGTGCTGCTGATCACGGCGGTGCCCGCCACCGCGGTCGAGGACCACCGGCCGGGGGACCAGGCGGCCTTCGACCGGTTGCACGACCGGCAGGCGCAGGCGTGGGCCGACGAGGACGGCGCGGCCTTCGCCGCGACCTACACCGAAGACGGCGACGTGGTCACCTTCAACGGCGACCACCTGCACGGCCGCGAGGGCATCGCGCGCGGCATGCAGTACTACTTCGACAACTTCATCGACGGCAGCCGGATCAAGCGGCTGAGCGAGCAGGTCCGCTACCTCGACCGCGACACCGCGCTGATCGTCCGCTCGTCCTGCCTGACGCAGGGCGAGGTGCCGGACTGCCGCCCGGACTCGCTGTCCACCAACACGAACCTGCTGGTCCGGCGGCACGGGAAGTGGCTGCAGGAGTCCTTCCAGAACACCCGCTACTTCGCGATCCCCTGA
- a CDS encoding serine hydrolase produces MEKLFETAGVRGWLHARRLGSGAECGVRADEPVVLASVVKVPLVLEFARQVAAGQLDPRDRVRIGARDRLGGSGTAGCADDVELSLRDAAYFAMTVSDNTAADVLCDRVGLDNVRSLLRELGLTRTRLAGAPRDIVASMVEDAGGAELFAELFRTFSADRVLAMRALDPGWTNASTPREMTSLLEQLWADEGEAARQVRQWMGQQVFWSRLGGAFPPEVRVSGKTGTLPCIRNEIGVVEYPDGARFAVAVFTRSDSLVQRQPAVEQAIGAAAAAAVGRLRGQPSP; encoded by the coding sequence TTCGAGACGGCGGGCGTGCGTGGATGGCTGCACGCCCGCCGTCTCGGTTCCGGAGCCGAATGCGGGGTCCGCGCCGACGAGCCGGTGGTGCTGGCGTCGGTGGTGAAGGTGCCGCTGGTGCTGGAGTTCGCGCGCCAGGTGGCGGCCGGGCAGCTCGACCCGCGTGACCGCGTGCGCATCGGCGCGCGCGACCGGCTGGGTGGTTCCGGCACCGCGGGCTGCGCGGACGACGTCGAGCTGAGCCTGCGGGACGCGGCCTACTTCGCCATGACGGTCAGCGACAACACCGCGGCCGACGTGCTGTGCGACCGGGTCGGCCTGGACAACGTGCGCTCACTGCTGCGCGAACTTGGCCTGACGCGTACGCGGCTCGCAGGTGCGCCACGGGACATCGTCGCGTCGATGGTCGAGGACGCGGGCGGGGCCGAACTGTTCGCCGAGCTGTTCCGCACCTTTTCGGCCGACCGCGTCCTGGCGATGCGCGCGCTGGACCCCGGCTGGACGAACGCGAGCACGCCACGCGAGATGACCTCGTTGCTCGAACAACTCTGGGCCGACGAGGGTGAGGCCGCGCGCCAGGTGCGGCAGTGGATGGGGCAGCAGGTCTTCTGGTCCCGGCTCGGCGGTGCCTTCCCGCCCGAGGTCCGGGTCTCGGGCAAGACCGGCACGCTGCCGTGCATCCGCAACGAGATCGGCGTCGTCGAATACCCGGACGGCGCCCGGTTCGCGGTCGCCGTGTTCACCCGTTCGGACTCGCTGGTGCAGCGGCAACCCGCGGTCGAGCAGGCGATCGGGGCCGCTGCCGCGGCCGCGGTCGGGCGACTGCGGGGTCAGCCCTCGCCGTAG
- a CDS encoding AraC family transcriptional regulator — protein MVEFAAPAVRDWDFPRSTASVLLMSSFAAEHGDTAVLAGTSLTPEQIRDPEAQIDAGQELAVVRNLQAGLPPGRDPDAAAIALGRRYHVTTFGIFGFACISSPTLADTMAFALRYLDLSFTFSIPHVAVDGGEIRLVLHDELVPADVARFLVLRDLSAIYTVMGDLLSPITLRRVELRFAEPSTVDSYVAAFGVRPVFGGPVNLVTLDAAYLDRPLPQANLHTVAICEAQCREMVTRRRARTGISHQVRERLIRLGGADTGMDAIARELMMSPRTLRRRLTEAGTSYRALVDEVREALAEELLATGVLSVEEVAVRLGYAEASSFIYAFKRWKGVTPAAYARALGRTG, from the coding sequence ATGGTGGAGTTCGCCGCACCCGCGGTGCGCGACTGGGACTTTCCGCGGAGCACCGCGAGTGTGCTGCTGATGTCCTCGTTCGCCGCCGAGCACGGGGACACCGCGGTGCTGGCGGGCACCTCGCTCACCCCGGAGCAGATCCGGGACCCGGAGGCGCAGATCGACGCGGGCCAGGAGCTGGCCGTGGTCCGGAACCTCCAGGCCGGCCTGCCGCCGGGGCGAGACCCGGACGCCGCGGCGATCGCGCTCGGCCGCCGCTACCACGTGACCACCTTCGGCATCTTCGGCTTCGCCTGCATCAGCAGCCCGACGCTGGCCGACACGATGGCCTTCGCGCTGCGGTACCTGGACCTGAGCTTCACCTTCTCCATCCCGCACGTGGCGGTCGACGGCGGCGAGATCCGGCTGGTGCTGCACGACGAACTGGTGCCCGCCGACGTCGCCCGGTTCCTGGTGCTGCGGGACCTGTCCGCGATCTACACCGTGATGGGTGACCTGCTCTCGCCGATCACCCTGCGGCGCGTGGAACTCCGCTTCGCTGAACCGTCCACTGTGGACTCGTACGTGGCGGCCTTCGGGGTGCGGCCCGTGTTCGGCGGCCCGGTCAACCTGGTCACCCTCGACGCCGCCTACCTGGACCGCCCGCTGCCGCAGGCGAACCTGCACACGGTGGCCATCTGCGAGGCGCAGTGCCGGGAAATGGTCACCCGCCGCCGCGCGCGCACCGGGATCTCCCACCAGGTCAGGGAACGGCTGATCCGGCTCGGTGGCGCCGACACCGGTATGGACGCCATCGCCAGGGAACTGATGATGAGCCCCCGCACGCTGCGCCGCCGGCTCACCGAGGCGGGCACCAGCTACCGCGCGCTGGTCGACGAAGTCCGCGAAGCGCTGGCCGAGGAACTGCTGGCGACCGGGGTGCTCTCGGTGGAGGAAGTGGCGGTGCGCCTGGGGTACGCCGAGGCGTCGAGCTTCATCTACGCCTTCAAGCGGTGGAAGGGCGTGACCCCGGCGGCGTACGCCCGCGCACTCGGCCGTACCGGTTGA
- a CDS encoding TetR/AcrR family transcriptional regulator → MAGAPESPSPLPGQQRPRSRFAAGLPAVTAERIVDAALRLTVERGLDSWTLRQLASAVEAYPAVIYHHVGDRESVVRAVIERVGEEIPLPDANLHWRDFYWQLLADLRVVLRRYPGVARRFSLYGPLIPSIKPLIDRGVRVLQRDGFGEESVTAYNLLLGTAAALVSKEDDHLAQPLIKPDSPETYAEARDSEDQPGLAALGRNVYERVKDPERLIAHFTEFYDYSVQIALDGLERRLTRIHP, encoded by the coding sequence ATGGCAGGAGCCCCAGAGAGTCCCTCGCCGCTGCCCGGCCAGCAGCGGCCTCGGTCGAGGTTCGCGGCGGGCCTGCCTGCGGTGACCGCGGAACGGATCGTCGACGCGGCGCTGCGGCTGACCGTCGAGCGCGGCCTCGACAGCTGGACCCTGCGTCAGCTGGCTTCGGCGGTGGAGGCCTACCCGGCCGTCATCTACCACCACGTCGGTGACCGGGAGTCCGTGGTCCGCGCGGTGATCGAGCGGGTCGGCGAGGAGATCCCGCTGCCCGACGCGAACCTGCACTGGCGGGACTTCTACTGGCAGCTGCTCGCCGACCTGCGCGTGGTGCTGCGCCGGTACCCGGGCGTGGCCAGGCGGTTCTCGCTGTACGGGCCGCTGATCCCGTCGATCAAACCGCTGATCGACCGCGGGGTGCGGGTGCTGCAGCGCGACGGGTTCGGCGAGGAGAGCGTGACGGCGTACAACCTGCTGCTGGGCACCGCCGCCGCGCTCGTGTCCAAGGAGGACGACCACCTCGCGCAGCCGCTGATCAAGCCGGACAGCCCCGAGACCTACGCCGAAGCGCGGGACAGCGAGGACCAGCCCGGCCTGGCGGCGCTGGGGCGCAACGTCTACGAGCGGGTGAAGGACCCGGAGCGGCTGATCGCGCACTTCACCGAGTTCTACGACTACTCGGTGCAGATCGCCCTCGACGGCCTGGAGCGCCGGCTCACCCGGATCCACCCGTAG
- a CDS encoding MBL fold metallo-hydrolase, with amino-acid sequence MSEGRNRIGRRGFLGASAVLAASLPGIPATASAATPRPKADTTLRWWGNNSWEIRLPGGKVVLIDPWLTRFKTGTYSKEGADPDTRIEVDRRLIDGLVDSGELRADHILVTHGHYDHITDVPYLAEKTGATVIGTETHLSLLLALGAPEDQLAIATGGEFHTFDGYAIRVLRSLHSASGDRAKVAFAGTRPLSRRDRPRVISDLLEGGTLAYQVRSPSGFSVLNFGGSNYVESELAGLRPDVLLLPAGGDRVAEYVPRLLRTLGFPPYVVPTHWDDFDFPLDEPARDWGGLARLRDAVTAASPGSAFRVVDHREMFEP; translated from the coding sequence ATGAGCGAAGGCAGGAACAGAATCGGCAGGCGTGGTTTCCTCGGTGCCTCGGCGGTACTGGCCGCGAGCCTGCCGGGCATCCCGGCGACCGCGAGCGCGGCGACCCCGCGCCCGAAGGCCGACACCACCCTGCGCTGGTGGGGCAACAACAGCTGGGAGATCCGGCTGCCGGGCGGCAAGGTCGTGCTGATCGACCCGTGGCTGACCCGGTTCAAGACCGGCACCTACTCGAAGGAGGGGGCCGACCCGGACACCCGCATCGAAGTCGACCGGCGGCTGATCGACGGACTGGTGGACTCCGGGGAACTCCGCGCCGACCACATCCTGGTCACCCACGGGCACTACGACCACATCACCGACGTGCCCTACCTGGCCGAGAAGACCGGTGCGACGGTGATCGGCACCGAGACGCACCTGAGCCTGCTGCTCGCGCTCGGTGCTCCCGAGGACCAGCTCGCGATCGCGACCGGCGGCGAGTTCCACACCTTCGACGGCTACGCGATCCGCGTGCTGCGCTCACTGCATTCGGCGAGCGGGGACCGGGCCAAGGTCGCCTTCGCGGGCACCCGGCCGCTGTCCCGGCGTGACCGGCCGCGGGTGATCAGCGACCTGCTCGAAGGCGGCACGCTCGCCTACCAGGTGCGGAGCCCGTCGGGCTTCAGCGTGCTGAACTTCGGCGGCTCCAACTACGTGGAGAGCGAACTGGCCGGGTTGCGCCCGGATGTGCTGCTGCTGCCCGCCGGTGGTGATCGGGTGGCCGAGTACGTGCCGCGGCTGCTGCGCACGCTCGGCTTCCCGCCGTATGTGGTGCCGACCCACTGGGACGACTTCGACTTCCCGCTGGACGAGCCCGCCCGGGATTGGGGCGGGCTCGCCAGGCTGCGGGACGCGGTGACCGCGGCCAGCCCGGGCAGTGCCTTCCGGGTGGTCGACCACCGCGAGATGTTCGAGCCCTAG
- a CDS encoding LysR family transcriptional regulator — MEPLRALRYFLAVAEELHFGRAADRLGIAQPPLSQRIKRLERDLGAKLFDRDSRHVELTEAGQVLLAEARDLTARWDRMVALVGAAQSGKLGALRAGVPPEMPGRVLAGILTAFARERPGVRVELQELTTTEQLRLLTDGQLDIGLLHQPVDVRGLELGPAISTPLGVVLPRDSPLAASAEIDPASLNGQGLVLFPRASAPGYYDALLRACWDHGFRPSAVHHARNPEFVLGMVLAGHGVAVAEGTVAQKEPRVVWRPVTPGSLVRRLRFAWPPGNADARTFAEVASANLGGDTTDTADAPAADPAGLRPWTVVYGEG, encoded by the coding sequence GTGGAACCCCTGCGCGCGCTGCGCTACTTCCTCGCGGTCGCCGAAGAACTCCACTTCGGGCGCGCCGCCGACCGGCTCGGCATCGCCCAGCCGCCGCTGAGCCAGCGCATCAAGCGGCTCGAACGCGACCTCGGCGCGAAGCTGTTCGACCGCGACAGCAGGCACGTCGAACTGACCGAAGCCGGGCAGGTGCTGCTCGCCGAAGCCCGGGACCTGACCGCGCGCTGGGACCGGATGGTCGCGCTCGTCGGCGCGGCCCAAAGCGGCAAGCTCGGGGCGCTGCGAGCCGGGGTGCCGCCGGAGATGCCGGGCCGTGTACTCGCCGGAATCCTGACCGCGTTCGCCCGTGAGCGGCCCGGGGTCCGCGTCGAACTGCAGGAGCTGACCACCACCGAACAACTCCGCCTACTCACCGACGGGCAACTGGACATCGGACTGCTGCACCAGCCGGTGGACGTGCGCGGGCTGGAGCTGGGGCCGGCGATCTCCACACCGCTGGGCGTGGTGCTGCCCCGGGACTCACCGCTGGCCGCGAGCGCGGAGATCGACCCGGCGTCGCTCAACGGTCAGGGGCTCGTGCTCTTCCCGCGCGCGTCGGCGCCCGGCTACTACGACGCGTTGCTCCGGGCGTGCTGGGACCACGGCTTCCGGCCGTCGGCGGTGCACCACGCGCGGAACCCGGAGTTCGTGCTCGGCATGGTGCTGGCCGGGCACGGGGTCGCGGTGGCCGAGGGGACGGTCGCGCAGAAGGAGCCGCGCGTGGTGTGGCGGCCGGTCACCCCGGGCTCGCTGGTGCGGCGCCTGCGTTTCGCCTGGCCGCCGGGCAACGCGGACGCCCGCACCTTCGCCGAGGTCGCATCGGCGAACTTGGGCGGAGACACCACTGACACCGCGGATGCCCCGGCCGCCGATCCGGCCGGCCTGCGCCCGTGGACCGTGGTCTACGGCGAGGGCTGA
- a CDS encoding flavin-containing monooxygenase gives MSTASVLIAGSGFGGIALAIELKRAGLHEFTVLERADELGGVWRENTYPGAACDIPSPLYSFSYEPNPDWPRRYSGQADIHAYLKRVAAKYGVDRHIRFGTEVTSASFDEQRGLWTVETSTGETFEAKVFVPATGQLSRPAQPDIPGQDTFAGPSFHSARWDHDVDLTGKRVAVIGTGASAIQFVPEIRKTAAQVTVYQRTPPYIMAKNDTVYRPWHRFLFRHLPATQLLGRLRIWLLAEYATYAMTRHGTLTKPFELRTAQLRRRHIKDPELRDRITPDYPMGCKRILFTNDYLPALAAPNVEVETKPITEITPAGVLTQDGVEHPADVLIYGTGFAALDFLDGLEIRGLGGRDLGEVWSRGARAHLGMTVPGFPNLFWMYGPNTNLGAGSIIYMLERQARYIRQAVEHLSRPSVSYLDVRPEVEQRYDEEIQSRLAGSVWTGCTSWYRQDDGRVSTNWPGLVSEYHLRTRRLRLSEFRTVGG, from the coding sequence ATGAGCACAGCGTCCGTTCTCATCGCCGGCAGCGGCTTCGGCGGCATCGCACTGGCCATCGAGCTGAAGCGAGCCGGGCTGCACGAGTTCACCGTGCTGGAGCGCGCGGACGAGCTCGGCGGCGTGTGGCGCGAGAACACCTACCCCGGCGCGGCCTGCGACATCCCGTCGCCGCTCTACTCGTTCTCCTACGAGCCCAACCCCGACTGGCCGCGGCGGTATTCGGGCCAGGCGGACATCCACGCCTACCTCAAGCGCGTGGCCGCGAAGTACGGAGTCGACCGCCACATCCGTTTCGGCACCGAGGTGACCAGCGCGAGCTTCGACGAGCAGCGCGGCCTCTGGACCGTGGAGACCAGCACCGGCGAGACCTTCGAGGCGAAGGTCTTCGTGCCCGCCACCGGCCAGCTGTCCCGCCCGGCGCAGCCCGACATCCCCGGTCAGGACACCTTCGCCGGGCCGTCCTTCCACTCCGCGCGCTGGGACCACGACGTGGACCTGACCGGCAAGCGGGTGGCGGTGATCGGCACCGGGGCGAGCGCCATCCAGTTCGTGCCGGAGATCCGGAAGACCGCCGCGCAGGTCACCGTCTACCAGCGGACCCCGCCGTACATCATGGCCAAGAACGACACGGTGTACCGCCCGTGGCACCGCTTCCTGTTCCGGCACCTGCCCGCCACCCAGCTGCTCGGCAGGCTGCGGATCTGGCTGCTCGCCGAGTACGCCACCTACGCGATGACCCGGCACGGCACGCTGACCAAGCCGTTCGAACTGCGGACCGCGCAACTGCGGCGGCGTCACATCAAGGACCCCGAACTGCGGGACCGGATCACCCCGGACTACCCGATGGGGTGCAAGCGCATCCTGTTCACCAACGACTACCTGCCCGCGCTCGCCGCCCCCAACGTCGAGGTCGAGACCAAGCCGATCACCGAGATCACCCCGGCGGGCGTGCTCACCCAGGACGGTGTCGAGCACCCCGCGGACGTGCTGATCTACGGCACGGGGTTCGCCGCGCTGGACTTCCTGGACGGGCTCGAGATCCGGGGACTCGGCGGTCGTGACCTGGGCGAGGTGTGGTCCCGGGGCGCCCGCGCGCACCTGGGCATGACCGTGCCGGGCTTCCCGAACCTGTTCTGGATGTACGGGCCGAACACCAACCTCGGCGCCGGTTCGATCATCTACATGCTGGAGCGGCAGGCGCGCTACATCCGCCAGGCCGTCGAGCACCTGTCGCGGCCGTCGGTGTCCTACCTGGACGTCCGGCCGGAGGTGGAGCAGCGCTACGACGAGGAGATCCAGTCACGCCTGGCGGGCAGCGTGTGGACCGGCTGCACCAGCTGGTACCGCCAGGACGACGGCCGGGTCTCCACCAACTGGCCCGGCCTGGTCTCGGAGTACCACCTCCGGACGCGGCGGCTGCGGCTTTCCGAGTTCAGGACGGTGGGTGGGTGA
- a CDS encoding FAD-dependent oxidoreductase: protein MGEFADRYDVLVIGSGFGGSVSALRLTEKGYRVGVLEAGRRFADDEFAKTSWRVRKYLWAPRLGCFGIQRLTMLKNTFVMSGAGVGGGSLVYANTLYEPGDKFYADPQWAHITDWKTELAPHYDQAKRMLGVTDNPATTPADRVLREVAADMGIEHTYRPTPVGVFFGERAGEEVPDPFFGGTGPSRRGCSHCGECMTGCRHGAKNTLVKNYLYLAEQAGAKVHERSTVVDVRPLPEGGYAVKTVRTGRFRRQTFYADQVIFSAAALGTQRLLHRLRDRRSLPDISPRLGYLARTNSEAVLAARSLRDDTDFTRGVAITSSIHPDEDTHVEPVRYGKGSNFMGLLTTVLVDAQTGKRRWVLGLRELVRQRRHLLKLHNPRRWSEKMIGLLVMQNLDNSVTTYTRRGLLGRRMTTRQGDGEPSPDWIPVGNEVTRRVAEKIGGLPQGSWTELANIPITGHFIGGCAIGESSETGVVDPYQRLHGYPGLHVVDGSTISANLGVNPSLTITAQSERAMAFWPNKGEPDPRPPLGSAYQRLAAVPPAHPVVPPSAPAALRLPIRPVWSGDQGIAK from the coding sequence ATGGGCGAGTTCGCCGACCGGTACGACGTGCTGGTGATCGGCTCGGGCTTCGGCGGCAGCGTGTCCGCGCTGCGGCTGACCGAGAAGGGCTACCGCGTCGGCGTGCTCGAGGCCGGGCGCCGCTTCGCCGACGACGAGTTCGCGAAGACCTCGTGGCGGGTGCGGAAGTACCTGTGGGCCCCGCGGCTCGGCTGCTTCGGCATCCAGCGGCTCACCATGCTCAAGAACACCTTCGTGATGAGCGGCGCCGGGGTCGGCGGTGGTTCGCTGGTCTACGCGAACACGCTCTACGAGCCAGGCGACAAGTTCTACGCCGATCCGCAGTGGGCGCACATCACCGACTGGAAGACCGAGCTGGCCCCGCACTACGACCAGGCCAAGCGCATGCTCGGCGTGACGGACAACCCGGCGACCACGCCGGCGGACCGCGTGCTGCGCGAAGTCGCCGCGGACATGGGGATCGAGCACACCTACCGGCCCACCCCGGTCGGCGTGTTCTTCGGCGAGCGCGCCGGCGAGGAGGTGCCGGACCCGTTCTTCGGCGGGACCGGGCCGTCGCGACGCGGGTGCAGCCATTGCGGCGAGTGCATGACCGGCTGCCGCCACGGCGCGAAGAACACCCTGGTGAAGAACTACCTGTACCTCGCGGAGCAGGCCGGGGCGAAGGTGCACGAGCGGAGCACGGTCGTCGACGTGCGCCCGCTGCCCGAGGGCGGGTACGCGGTGAAGACCGTGCGGACCGGACGGTTCCGGCGGCAGACCTTCTACGCCGACCAGGTGATCTTCTCCGCCGCCGCGCTCGGCACGCAGCGGTTGCTGCACCGGCTCCGGGACCGGCGGTCGCTGCCGGACATCTCCCCGCGCCTGGGATACCTCGCGCGCACGAACTCCGAAGCCGTCCTCGCCGCCCGCTCCCTGCGTGACGACACCGACTTCACCCGGGGCGTGGCGATCACCTCGTCGATTCACCCGGACGAGGACACCCACGTCGAGCCCGTGCGCTACGGCAAGGGCAGCAACTTCATGGGCCTGCTCACCACCGTGCTGGTCGACGCCCAGACCGGCAAGCGGCGCTGGGTGCTCGGGCTGCGCGAGCTGGTCCGGCAGCGGCGGCACCTGCTGAAGCTGCACAACCCGCGCCGGTGGTCGGAGAAGATGATCGGCCTGCTGGTGATGCAGAACCTGGACAACTCGGTGACCACCTACACCCGGCGCGGGCTGCTGGGCAGGCGGATGACCACGCGTCAGGGCGACGGCGAGCCGAGCCCGGACTGGATCCCGGTGGGCAACGAGGTCACCCGGCGGGTGGCGGAGAAGATCGGCGGGCTGCCGCAGGGCTCGTGGACCGAACTGGCGAACATCCCGATCACCGGGCACTTCATCGGCGGCTGCGCGATCGGCGAGTCGAGCGAGACCGGCGTGGTCGACCCGTACCAGCGCCTCCACGGCTACCCCGGCCTGCACGTGGTGGACGGCTCGACGATCTCGGCGAACCTGGGCGTGAACCCGTCGCTGACCATCACCGCGCAGTCCGAGCGCGCGATGGCGTTCTGGCCCAACAAGGGCGAGCCGGACCCGCGTCCGCCGCTGGGCTCGGCGTACCAGCGGCTGGCCGCGGTGCCGCCGGCGCACCCGGTCGTGCCCCCGAGCGCGCCGGCCGCGCTGCGCCTGCCGATCCGGCCGGTCTGGTCCGGTGATCAGGGGATCGCGAAGTAG